A stretch of the Clostridium botulinum genome encodes the following:
- a CDS encoding flagellar protein FlgN, with protein MNKVEFQGQLLEVMKEQKVALNRLLNILEEQHKYIIKDDVFGMEDVVEKIQEENQSVANLELKRRNLTSGLLEDRTLGSLVHELENNDLLDTFRTVRKILEEIRLQKDTNELLIKQGISLNNRILAFLNPDRQAKTYNGYGKVKR; from the coding sequence ATGAATAAAGTAGAGTTTCAAGGGCAACTGCTTGAGGTTATGAAAGAACAGAAAGTTGCTTTAAATAGACTTCTTAACATACTAGAAGAACAGCACAAATATATCATAAAAGATGATGTATTTGGTATGGAAGATGTAGTTGAAAAAATTCAAGAAGAAAATCAAAGTGTAGCTAACTTAGAATTAAAAAGACGTAATCTTACAAGTGGATTATTAGAAGATAGAACATTAGGAAGTTTAGTTCATGAATTAGAGAATAATGATTTGTTAGATACATTTAGGACGGTAAGAAAAATATTAGAAGAAATAAGACTACAGAAAGATACTAATGAGCTATTAATAAAGCAAGGAATTAGTTTAAATAACAGAATTTTAGCTTTTTTAAATCCAGATAGACAGGCTAAAACATATAATGGATACGGAAAGGTGAAAAGATAG
- the csrA gene encoding carbon storage regulator CsrA: MLVVKRKKGESILIGDDIEINIVSIDNGAVKISIDAPKNITILRKELYIEVEKENKKAIKIDMSILKKLKKK; this comes from the coding sequence ATGCTAGTAGTTAAAAGGAAAAAAGGAGAATCTATTTTAATAGGCGATGATATAGAAATAAATATAGTAAGCATAGACAATGGTGCTGTAAAAATATCTATAGATGCACCTAAAAATATAACTATTTTAAGAAAAGAGCTTTATATAGAAGTAGAAAAAGAGAATAAGAAAGCTATAAAAATAGATATGTCTATTCTAAAAAAATTAAAGAAAAAATAA
- the flgM gene encoding flagellar biosynthesis anti-sigma factor FlgM produces MKITGTSMNKVISIYEVNNKKIQKSEKVSQKDTFEVSTLGRELSTFDNEGVTSISAKRIEEIKSQISKGTYNVDSKLIAKKMLENMKNQKL; encoded by the coding sequence ATGAAAATTACAGGTACATCTATGAATAAGGTAATTAGCATATATGAAGTCAACAATAAAAAAATACAGAAAAGTGAAAAAGTATCCCAAAAAGATACTTTTGAAGTATCTACATTAGGTAGAGAACTAAGTACTTTTGATAATGAAGGAGTGACTTCTATTTCAGCTAAAAGAATAGAAGAAATAAAAAGTCAAATATCAAAAGGAACATATAATGTTGATTCAAAATTAATAGCTAAGAAAATGTTAGAAAACATGAAAAATCAAAAACTTTAG
- the flgK gene encoding flagellar hook-associated protein FlgK yields MSGLFSTLNVGKRGLYAQQGALDVTSHNIANSNTKGYTRQRAIMETTRPFGMPSMDNQVGPGQIGTGVEISKIQRVRDTFMDYQVRRETSTLGQYEARDKYLSEIEGIFNEPSDTGVSTLIGKFFDAWQEVGKHPEGSNSRTVLASQASALANELNHTYNQLTKVKENAQESIKQAIFDVNNALDRVDKLNQQIMAVKISGMEPNDLMDKRDLLLDELSKKFNVVVEQDKFGSINLKPKYTKTVDGNGEVSNPLLVRKNPNDEVMRFSYVKSIEPKYEKKTDEYKITYLKNGDKDRTATFTVKLTGTDQEKEAQFKRLEQSRVIWSTSDKNDDTKNGLAVDKNGGVIGKNPVEFKELALFDLKDDEYKGELKGFMTVQQDADDYIEQMNKLAKGIAFSVNAIHSGKKDAGTAKELKPGENIQADYMPFFVNGEIADKNYKIIDGKKVLYDSKNNIGTTKVDALQNVLDAETEITAANISINKQIVDDVMQIKTRINDEKYDLESNNTKDGEKDGARALAIAQLRDTLFKIQNITKDMNRGKFIENATGDKNLTKDITLGLDTIKGDINGMKVDSYFKDTVDKLGVQEQEAQRIVKNQGALLKEFSQRRESISGVSLNEEMANIVQYQHAYQANAKIIATTDQLLDVVINGLKR; encoded by the coding sequence ATGTCAGGATTATTTTCAACACTTAACGTAGGAAAAAGGGGACTATATGCACAACAAGGTGCTTTAGATGTTACATCACATAATATAGCTAATAGTAATACTAAAGGTTATACAAGACAAAGAGCTATAATGGAAACTACAAGACCATTTGGTATGCCTTCAATGGACAATCAAGTGGGACCTGGACAAATTGGTACGGGAGTTGAAATATCTAAAATTCAAAGAGTTAGAGATACATTTATGGATTACCAAGTTAGAAGGGAAACAAGTACACTTGGACAATATGAAGCAAGAGATAAATATTTAAGTGAAATAGAAGGAATTTTCAATGAACCATCAGATACAGGAGTTTCAACTCTTATAGGTAAATTTTTTGATGCATGGCAAGAAGTGGGCAAACATCCAGAAGGATCAAATTCAAGGACAGTACTTGCAAGCCAAGCTTCAGCCCTTGCAAATGAATTAAATCATACTTATAATCAATTAACTAAAGTAAAAGAAAATGCACAAGAATCTATTAAACAAGCTATATTTGATGTAAATAATGCATTGGATAGAGTAGACAAGTTAAATCAACAAATAATGGCTGTAAAAATTTCGGGTATGGAACCAAATGACTTAATGGATAAAAGAGACCTTCTTTTGGATGAATTAAGTAAAAAGTTTAATGTAGTAGTAGAGCAAGACAAATTTGGTTCAATAAATTTAAAACCTAAATATACTAAAACAGTAGATGGAAATGGAGAAGTTTCAAATCCACTTTTAGTTAGAAAAAATCCAAATGACGAGGTTATGAGATTCTCTTATGTAAAAAGTATAGAACCCAAGTATGAAAAGAAAACAGATGAATATAAGATAACTTATCTTAAAAATGGAGATAAAGATAGAACTGCTACATTTACAGTGAAACTAACAGGAACAGATCAGGAAAAAGAAGCTCAATTTAAAAGATTAGAGCAATCAAGAGTAATTTGGTCAACTAGTGATAAAAATGATGATACTAAAAATGGACTTGCAGTAGATAAGAATGGTGGAGTAATAGGTAAAAATCCTGTTGAATTTAAAGAATTGGCTTTATTTGATTTAAAAGATGATGAATACAAAGGTGAACTTAAAGGATTTATGACTGTTCAACAAGATGCAGATGATTATATAGAACAAATGAATAAGCTTGCAAAGGGAATAGCTTTTTCTGTAAATGCTATTCATAGTGGAAAGAAAGATGCAGGAACGGCTAAAGAACTAAAGCCAGGAGAAAACATACAGGCTGATTATATGCCTTTCTTCGTTAATGGTGAAATAGCTGATAAAAATTATAAAATTATAGATGGAAAAAAGGTACTATATGATTCAAAGAACAACATTGGAACAACTAAAGTAGATGCTTTACAAAATGTGTTGGATGCTGAAACTGAAATAACAGCAGCTAACATATCTATAAATAAGCAAATAGTAGATGATGTTATGCAGATAAAAACTAGAATTAATGATGAAAAGTATGATTTGGAATCAAATAATACTAAAGATGGAGAAAAAGATGGAGCAAGAGCACTTGCAATAGCACAACTTCGAGATACTTTATTTAAAATTCAAAATATAACTAAGGATATGAATAGAGGAAAGTTTATAGAGAATGCTACAGGTGATAAAAATTTAACTAAAGATATAACACTTGGACTTGATACAATAAAAGGTGATATTAATGGTATGAAAGTAGATAGTTATTTTAAAGATACTGTTGATAAGCTAGGTGTACAAGAGCAAGAAGCTCAAAGAATAGTTAAAAATCAAGGAGCACTTTTAAAAGAATTCAGTCAAAGACGTGAATCTATTTCAGGGGTTTCTTTAAATGAAGAGATGGCAAATATAGTTCAATATCAACATGCTTATCAAGCAAATGCCAAAATAATAGCAACTACAGATCAACTTTTAGACGTAGTTATTAATGGACTTAAAAGGTAA
- the flgL gene encoding flagellar hook-associated protein FlgL, which yields MRVTNKMLSNNFLADMRANLENVNKIQQQNTSGKKFRKPSDDPFAVARSMQLHTDINTNKQYSKNITDVSNWLDTTDTALGQAGDVLQRVRELLISAGNAAYGSDERKAIKDEINEKIGEMSQILNTNFGGNYIFGGTRSTTKPMEAIGGEMAGAAPTKKIVIDEKIKESIVDKDGLKAELNVKFQSKDKKINSEISIPKKTKISSLSELANKVNEEIENKNKTLADDNKIKIKAMPNIADGKLMFINTDKTIGDITVTSSELGMDKGVESKYSSSSNTKLMYNKKGGGELTSGNEYDQIASKLKIEVSQGVTMDYNVSATDILEFTNDKSNKIDLRQVFSEITNHLDGKKSDGTAPDAKAVEELLNGDLKNITDSISNLLKIRSEVGARQNRIDGAKDRNTDGTFNMKQILTKHEDVDYTENMMDYATMLTVYMASLQTSAKIIQPSLMDYLR from the coding sequence ATGCGTGTTACAAATAAAATGCTTTCAAATAATTTTTTAGCAGATATGAGAGCTAATTTAGAAAATGTCAATAAAATTCAGCAACAGAATACATCAGGTAAAAAATTTAGAAAGCCATCTGATGATCCTTTTGCAGTTGCTCGTTCTATGCAATTACATACAGATATTAATACTAATAAGCAATATAGCAAGAATATAACTGATGTTTCAAACTGGCTCGATACAACTGATACAGCACTAGGACAAGCTGGAGATGTTCTTCAAAGAGTCAGAGAACTTTTAATATCAGCAGGTAATGCTGCATATGGTTCAGATGAGAGAAAAGCTATAAAAGATGAAATAAACGAAAAAATAGGAGAAATGTCACAAATATTAAATACTAATTTTGGTGGAAATTATATATTTGGAGGAACTAGAAGTACTACAAAGCCTATGGAAGCTATTGGTGGGGAAATGGCAGGAGCAGCTCCTACAAAAAAAATAGTGATAGATGAAAAAATTAAAGAATCTATAGTTGACAAGGATGGACTAAAAGCAGAATTAAACGTTAAATTTCAATCAAAGGATAAAAAAATAAATAGTGAAATATCTATACCTAAAAAAACTAAAATATCAAGTTTAAGTGAATTGGCGAATAAGGTTAATGAAGAAATTGAAAATAAAAATAAAACTTTAGCTGATGATAACAAAATAAAAATAAAAGCTATGCCTAATATAGCAGATGGAAAATTGATGTTTATTAATACAGATAAAACTATAGGTGATATTACTGTAACTAGTTCAGAATTGGGAATGGACAAGGGTGTTGAATCCAAATATTCATCATCATCAAATACTAAACTTATGTATAATAAAAAAGGTGGTGGAGAATTAACTAGTGGAAATGAATATGATCAAATAGCCTCTAAACTAAAAATAGAAGTATCTCAAGGGGTTACCATGGATTATAATGTTAGTGCTACTGATATTTTAGAATTTACTAATGATAAATCAAATAAAATTGATTTAAGACAAGTGTTTAGTGAAATAACAAATCATTTAGATGGAAAAAAATCAGATGGAACAGCACCAGATGCAAAAGCTGTAGAAGAACTTTTAAATGGAGATCTTAAAAATATAACCGATTCTATAAGCAACCTTTTAAAAATTCGTTCAGAAGTTGGAGCAAGACAAAATAGAATCGATGGTGCTAAAGATAGAAATACAGATGGTACTTTTAATATGAAACAAATTTTAACAAAACACGAAGATGTTGATTATACAGAGAATATGATGGACTATGCGACTATGCTTACTGTATATATGGCATCTCTTCAAACAAGTGCAAAAATAATTCAACCAAGTCTAATGGATTACTTGCGTTAA
- the fliW gene encoding flagellar assembly protein FliW: MKLETKYHGTIEYKNEDIIEFKNGLPGFKNLKRFIISPIEENELFNILHSIEDNEVGFVVTSPFSVVENYELELDDNVINALKIEKEEDVLVLNTVTLNTDIKNITVNMCAPIIINIKTKLGEQIILNNGKYLIKHPLFKEDI, encoded by the coding sequence TTGAAACTAGAGACAAAATATCATGGAACAATAGAGTATAAAAATGAGGATATTATAGAATTTAAAAATGGATTACCTGGTTTTAAAAATTTAAAAAGATTTATAATATCTCCAATAGAAGAAAATGAACTATTCAATATTCTTCATTCAATAGAAGATAATGAAGTTGGTTTTGTAGTAACCTCACCTTTTAGTGTTGTGGAAAATTATGAATTGGAACTAGATGATAATGTAATTAACGCATTAAAGATAGAAAAAGAAGAAGATGTACTAGTATTAAATACTGTTACTTTAAATACAGATATAAAAAATATAACAGTAAATATGTGTGCTCCTATTATAATTAATATAAAAACAAAATTAGGGGAACAAATAATATTAAATAATGGAAAATATTTAATTAAACACCCATTATTTAAGGAGGATATTTAA
- a CDS encoding flagellar protein FlaG encodes MAISLVSRGKQMKSNNVCNVASDLCSESIDNTDSYIIEDENIDNEKNKEVKEKDIKESIKKLNKFLQGEKTHLEYERHDVFKNQFIVKIVDNKTKKVIKEIPPKKILDMVAEICRLAGVIVDKKA; translated from the coding sequence ATGGCTATCAGTTTGGTTAGTCGAGGAAAACAAATGAAATCTAATAATGTATGTAATGTAGCAAGTGATTTGTGTAGTGAATCTATAGATAATACAGATTCATATATCATAGAAGATGAAAATATAGATAATGAAAAAAATAAAGAAGTTAAAGAAAAGGATATAAAAGAATCAATAAAAAAACTAAACAAATTTCTTCAAGGTGAAAAAACTCATCTAGAATATGAAAGACACGACGTTTTTAAAAATCAATTTATAGTTAAAATAGTAGATAATAAAACTAAAAAAGTTATAAAAGAAATACCACCTAAAAAGATATTGGATATGGTAGCTGAAATATGTAGGCTAGCAGGAGTTATAGTAGATAAGAAAGCTTGA